A genome region from Gadus chalcogrammus isolate NIFS_2021 chromosome 5, NIFS_Gcha_1.0, whole genome shotgun sequence includes the following:
- the LOC130382200 gene encoding BOLA class I histocompatibility antigen, alpha chain BL3-7-like: MTQCLSPVVCHATGFYPDRVVVFWRRDGQELHEQVDPGEVLPNHDGTFQVSVDLDLTAVPQEDWGRYECVVQLKGIEDIPTPLDPALIRTNWGKTGRDGGLPGPFLVAGSVAGALLLVGALVLAGVCWYRKRNGSAQRPAAGSDTSSENPEGQKHLLAPTPDPKS; the protein is encoded by the exons ATGACTCAGT gtctctccccagtggtgtgccatgctacaggcttctaccctgacagggtggtggtgttctggaggagagacggccaGGAGCTCCATGAGCAGGTGGACCCCGGGGAGGTCCTCCCCAACCACGACGGGACCTTCCAGGTCAGCGTGGACCTGGACCTCACGGCCGTCCCAcaggaggactgggggaggtACGAGTGTGTGGTCCAGCTGAAAGGCATCGAGGACATCcccacccccctggaccccgccctCATCAGGACCAACTGGGGGAAGACTGGGAGGGACGGAG GGCTCCCGGGGCCCTTCCTCGTCGCTGGCTCTGTGGCGGGGGCCCTCCTCCTGGTTGGAGCTCTGGTCCTGGCGGGAGTCTGTTGGTACAGGAAGAGGAACG GTTCAGCCCAACGTCCAGCAGCTG GTTCTGACACCAGCTCTGAGAACCCTGAGGGACAGAAACATCTTCTGgccccgacccctgaccccaag AGCTGA